Part of the Triticum aestivum cultivar Chinese Spring chromosome 4D, IWGSC CS RefSeq v2.1, whole genome shotgun sequence genome is shown below.
tacCATATCCTTCTCCTGGCGtagcccctccccctctccaacacctcctcctccgtagtgcttggcgaagccctgccggagaaccacgagctccatcaccaccacaccgtcgtgttgtcagagttcttcctcaacttctccttcccccttgctggatcaagaaggaggagacgtccccgggctgtacgtgtgttgaacgcggaggcgccgtccgttcggccctagatcggatcttctgcgatttgaatcaccgcgagtacgactccatcatctgcgttccttgtaacgcttctgcttagcgatcttcaagggtatgaagatgcactccctctctctcattgctagcatctcctagattgatcttggtgacacgtaggaaaattttgaattattactacgttccccaacacttcaagcaggtgctttttgctgttggggagcttagaggagagatgatcaggagaccatctggccagactccacccaagattcgcggaagcccaagatggtatccatactttAAGGTGAGCATTGGAAATATACACttttcatggcttgatatgcttgtattgttcaagtttagcactaacacaggcttgtgatgccattttcaggattgcattggggcaatagatggtactcatgtcactgccagagttCCTAGGTTACAGTCTACAACATAcagggggaggaagcactacacaagccagaatcTGCTTGCTGCTGTTAactttgatctgaagttcacatatgtgctaGCTGGTTGGGAGGGGTCAgcgcatgatgctaacattctcagtgacggcatgagtcgacctgatgggatcaacatccccgacgacaagttctaccttggagatgctggctatgcatgtcggtcgggtattcttccacccttcaggaaaaccaggtaccatctcaacgagttctctagtaggaactatcctaggactgCATAGGAGCCGTTCTACCCATAATCCACTCAGGTTAAACTTGTTCTTActtgttgcattctgcataactCGATCCTTCAGTGGGGCTTTGATGAGCACAtgcctgaggaggaagaggtcgagccTGACAATTTGAACTGTCATTTGATAGCAGTTAGGAtgagctgtcatttgtttaacTAGCTGGCACTACATGTTCAGATTTTGTGTGGTAAGCTCACCACTAGTTAGAAGTGATGACAACACCTTATGCAGGTTGTAACCAAACACCAATGTCATATGTGCGCCTAatgcaatgcgggcaaccaaacgtgGGGTCAAAAATGGTTATCTCATGCAACTAAGgtacatgcaggcaaccaaactatgtgcATCTGGGGTCTTTGTGCCTGCATCCCCTCAAACCGGCTCACTAGAGCCAGACTCGCCGGGCCAGGCTCGATTggcaatgtaaccaaacacgcCCATAGTTCTTTTAGGGGTCCTTATGGTGGTATAGCTTTTTTTAGGGGCTTATGGGGTATAGCTGTACTCTCTCCTTGTGGCTACCAAAACATTAGCATCTCGGCCTCCCTGAAGCCCAAGAGCAAAACGAAATAGGCCCAGCGGTCCAGCCTGTTCACACGAGCCCATTCAGAACGCCGAACCGCAGAAACCCCACTCCTCCCACTCGCAACTCCACGCCGCGGCGGCGCTGCTCCACCACTCCCCCGCAAATCCCTCGACGGAAACCCCAATCCGGCGACGCGACGGCGGCCCGATGCCCCCCACGACGAGCCTCCTTCTGGCGCAGTGCGGCCGCCACTCGCCGCCGGCGCTGGTCGACGACGCCATGAGGGAGATCTTCCTGCGCGTCCCGGCGGACGACCCCAAGAccctcgtccgcgccgccgccgtctgcaCGACCTGGAGCCGCATCCTCTCCGACGTCATCTTCACCCGCGAGTACCGCGCCTTCCACGGGGCGCCGCCCATGCTGGGCTTCCTCCACAACACGCACCACGAGAGGTCGTGGGGGAGAGGGAGGATCAAGCAGCACGAGGAGTACCTGGTCTCCAACTTCGTCTCCGCCGCGTCCTTCCGCCCGCCGGCCTGCCACGAGCGCCGCCACTGGCGCGTCCTCGACTCCCGCCACGGCCTCGTCCTCTTCCACACCCCCAAAAGGGACGAGGACTTCGTCGTGTGCGACCTCGTCACCTACGACCGGTGGAGGATCGACGCCGCCCCCGATTGCGCGGAAATCATCTGGAATCGTcaagatgacgacgatgaggaggacgaggaagaggtcgAGGGAGTAACCTGGAATGCTGCAGTGCTCTGCGCCAAGGATGGATGCGACCACCTCTACTGCCATGGCGGCCCTTTCCTTGTGGCCCTCGTCGGCTCCGACGAGGAACAGGAGCTCACCTTTGCATCCGTATACTCATCAAAGACTGATGAGTGGAGTGACATGATCTCCATTGAGGGGCCGAATGCCATCGAGATGACTGGGCAAATTGGCGTTGTTGGAAATAAGGTCTATTTCCAATGTGCATATACCCAAAGTATTGTGGAGTACAACATGGGTGAGGAAGAACTATCGCTGATTGGTCCAATATTTGAAGATGATAGAGAGGACATGCCGACCATTGACCTCATGGGGATGGAGGAGGGCATGCTGCTGTTCGCCACCGTGCTGGAGCCTAGActctacctatggtcaatggaaGCTGGCTCCAATGGAGCTGCGCCATTGGCACGGCGCAGAGTCATTGAGCTCGAACCGTTGCTCCCTTCTGGTGCCCTCTTGGATGTGTTCGTGGTTGGTTTTGCAGAAGGTGTTGGTCTCATCTTCCTGAGTACAAAGGCTGGGTTGTACACAATTGAGCTCAACTCAGGCCGAAGCAAGGAGGTACATAGAGCGTCATCTTTCAAAAGAGTCATGCCCTACACAAGCTTCTACACTAGAGGTACGAAATATGCACATTTAGTCATGAACACTAAACATGCCATTCACTAGCTTTAACTACGTtgataagtactccctctgtaaagaaatataagagcatttagatcactaaagaaatgatctaaacactcttatatttcatTACGGAGGGAGCATGTAGAGATTTTCTTTCATTTTTCTACGTAAATAGATAGACATTTATGTGTAGAGTCCCAGTAGTTGTGCATTGCCAAGAGCAGTTTGCATACAGGTTATGTGATCAGAGCTTTGGttggtgtgtgtgggtgtgtgtgtgtgtgtgtgtgccactAAACACTTACGCAAGGGAAGGAGAGGATTTCCTTGATGTGTGTCTCCGACATTGTAGTAGTACATATTGAATCATTCCGTTCTGTGGATGTTCTTGGTTCATTTGGACAGCTAGAGTTGAAGTTGTTAAGGGACAAAGTGTGCTCCTCTTGTGCTCATCAGATCATCTTATGAAGCTTTGTTTTCTTATGGTGCAGCTTGGGGGCGAATGCCGACCTCTGACTAAGCTTCCTGTTGGTGCTACTGCTACATCAGCATAATCAAATGGCGTCAAAACAATGGATCTGTTTGCTTTTGCTGCCCAGGAAGAATTTGTACCACTGAACTTCGGTGTCTTCTTTTGCTGGATGTGTTGGATTGTTCAGTCAGGGTGTATGTGCTTTTGTTCTGTTTGTGCTTGTGCCAAAACTCGAGTCAGCAGTCATTGTGTCCGTAACACCAGCAGGGTATTGATGTGTTTTGCCTAAGGAATTAAGGTAAGGAAGTAGAACATGATCAATTGTGACAGTAACTTATGAGTGTAGACTTAAAGTACCTAAATTTTAAGGAGACGGAGATATCTATGTACTAATAATCAGCTGGGCTATGTCGATCTTTGGAAGGTCATCTTATATTTCTGTATTGTGCAAGTGCTCGAAGGCAAGCCCATTTTTGTTTCGTGATATGTGGTTTCATAAATTTGATCAACATTGAGATGCGAGCAAGACTAGCGATTGTTTATTGGTGGAGAGCGACGGACAGCCTCCAATGACATTTCGACATAATTGAGAAACCAAAAATATCTCATTGAGTTACCGTGGAAAAATGAATCATTCCTCAACAAATCTTTTGTACCAGGAC
Proteins encoded:
- the LOC123098571 gene encoding uncharacterized protein, which encodes MPPTTSLLLAQCGRHSPPALVDDAMREIFLRVPADDPKTLVRAAAVCTTWSRILSDVIFTREYRAFHGAPPMLGFLHNTHHERSWGRGRIKQHEEYLVSNFVSAASFRPPACHERRHWRVLDSRHGLVLFHTPKRDEDFVVCDLVTYDRWRIDAAPDCAEIIWNRQDDDDEEDEEEVEGVTWNAAVLCAKDGCDHLYCHGGPFLVALVGSDEEQELTFASVYSSKTDEWSDMISIEGPNAIEMTGQIGVVGNKVYFQCAYTQSIVEYNMGEEELSLIGPIFEDDREDMPTIDLMGMEEGMLLFATVLEPRLYLWSMEAGSNGAAPLARRRVIELEPLLPSGALLDVFVVGFAEGVGLIFLSTKAGLYTIELNSGRSKEVHRASSFKRVMPYTSFYTRAWGRMPTSD